The Urbifossiella limnaea nucleotide sequence CCCGGCGCCCCGGACCTGGTCACCGTCCGCGGGCTGAACGCCATCCGCCGGGCCGACGTGGTCGTTTACGACGCCCTCGTTCACCCCGAACTGATTGCCCACGCCCCCGCCGACGCCGAGCGCGTGTACGCCGGCAAGCGCGGCTACTGCGTCGGTTCGACGCTCCAGGAAACGATCCACGAGGTGATGGCGAACCGCGCCCGCGCCGGCCTCACGGTCGTGCGGCTCAAGGGCGGCGACCCGTGCGTGTTCGGCCGCGGCGGCGAGGAGGCCGAGTACCTTGCCGAACGCGGCATCCCGGTCGAGATCGTGCCGGGCGTCACGACCGCGGTCGGGGCGTGTGCGGCGGCCGGCATCCCGCTGACGCACCGAGACGAGACGCAGGCCGTCACGCTCGTCACCGGCCACTTCGACCCGGACTCGCCCGAGTGCAAACTTGACTGGAAGGCCCTCGCCTGCGCCGGCACGCTGGTCGTGTACATGGGCCTGCGTCACCTCGACGCCATCGCCGCTCGCCTAATCGGCGCCGGGCTCGACCCCGAGACGCCGGCCGCGGTGGTCTGCCGCGGCACGCTCCCGGACCAGCAGGTGATTGACAGCCCGCTGACCCAACTCGCCACCGCCGCCCGCGCGGCCGGCGCCGCGGCCCCCGCCGTGATCGTGGTCGGCCAGGTTGTCGCCCACCGCACCCGCATGATGTCCCTGGTTGCCGCCCAAGGAGCCGTCGCGTGACTACCCGCCAGAAGCTCGTCGTCATCGGCAACGGCATGGCTGGTGCCAGGCTCGTCGAGGACGTACTCGCCCTCGACTGCGACCGGTTCGAGGTCGTGATGTTCGGCGACGAGCCGTACGGCAATTACAACCGCATCCTGCTCTCAAACGTGCTCAACGGCACTCAGGATCCCAAGGAAATCTTCCTCAACCCGCTCGCGTGGTACGAGGAGAACAACGTCACCCTCCACGCCGGAAAGAAGGTCACGCGGATCGACCGCGAACAACGCGTCGTTTACGCCGACGGCGTCGAGCAGCCTTACGACGTGCTCGTGCTCGCCACCGGGTCGAAGCCGTTCGTGCCGCCGGTGCCGGGGACCACGCTCCACGGCGTGTTCGTGTTCCGCACCCTGGACGACTGCCGGAACATCGCCGACTACGCGAAGGGGAAGTCGAACGCCGTCGTGATCGGCGGCGGGCTCCTCGGCCTGGAGGCGGCGAAGGGGCTGATGACGCACGACCTGGCGAGCGTGACCGTCGTCGAGATGGCGCCGTGGCTGATGAGCGTTCAGCTGGACGAGGCCGGCGGAAAAGTGCTCGGGCAGACGATCGAGAAGCTCGGGCTGAAGGCGCTGACGAAGACCAGCACCGCCGAGATTCAGGGGCACACGCACGTCACCGGCGTCAAGTTCGCGGACGGCAGTACGGTCCCCGCGGACATCGTGGTCATCTCCGCGGGTATCCGCCCGAACATCGACCTGGCGAAGGAGTGCGGGCTGGCCTGCGAGCGCGCGATCGTCGTTGACGACCAGATGCGAACGAGCGACGGACACGTCTTTGGGGTCGGCGAGTGCGTGCAGCACCGCGGCATGGTGTACGGCCTCGTCGCCCCGCTCTGGGAACAGACAAAGGTGCTCGCCGAGGTGCTGACCGGGACGGCGCCGGAGAAGGTGTACACGGGGTCGAAGATCGCCACGAAGCTGAAGGTGATGGGCGTCGAGCTGGCGAGCATGGGGCGGATCGGCGACCTGAAGGACACCGACGAGGTGGTGCAGTACAGCGAGCCGGCGCGGCAGGTGTACTGGAAGGCGATCGTCCGCGACGGCAAGCTCTCGGCCGCGTGCCTCCTCGGCGACCTGGGACCGGCCGACAACCTCATGGAGTTGTTCAAGAACGACGCGCCCGTGCCCGAGCGGCGGCTCGAAATCTTCTTCACCGCCGGGTCCGCGAAGAAGGACGTGTCGCTCGCCGACCTGCCGGATTCGCACCAAATCTGCGACTGCAACGGCGTCAGCAAGGGGACCATCTGCACGGCCATCAAGGCGGGCAAGTGTACGGTCCCGTCCGTCGGCAAGGCCACCCGTGCGGGCACCGGTTGCGGCAGCTGCAAGGGACTGGTGAAGGGGCTGATCGAGGCCGTGGCGGGCGCCGTGAAGGCTGACCCGAGCGAGGGGTGGTACGTCCCCGCGGTGCCGATGGACAAGCCGACGCTGGTCGCGGAGGTGCGGAAGCGCGGCCTCAAGAGCGTGTCGGAGGTGTTCCGCGAGTTGGGCACCGGCGTGGACGAGAAGAGCAAGATGGGCCTCGCGTCGCTGCTCAAGAGCCTGTGGAACGACGAGTACGTCGACGAGCGCGACGCCCGGTACGTGAACGACCGCGTCCACGCCAACATTCAGAAGGACGGCACGTTCTCGGTCATCCCGCGCATGTACGGCGGCGTCACGAGTGCCGACGACCTCATCAAGATCGGCGTGGTGGCGAAGAAGTACGACGTGCCGATGGTGAAGGTGACCGGCGGCCAGCGGATCGACCTGCTCGGGGTGAAGAAGGACGACCTGCCGAAGATGTGGGCCGACCTGGGGATGCCGAGCGGGTACGCGTACACGAAGGCGCTGCGCACGGTGAAGACGTGCGTCGGCAGCGAGTTCTGCCGCTACGGCACGAACGACAGTACCGCGCTCGGCATCGCCCTGGAGAAGCGCTACCAGGGGTTCGAGTTCCCGGCGAAGGTGAAGCTAGGCGTCAGCGGCTGCCCCCGCAACTGCGCCGAGGCGACGGTGAAGGACGTGGGCGTGATCGCCACCGAGGGCGGCGAGTGGGAGGTGTCGGTCGGCGGCGCCGCCGGCGCGAGCGTCCGCAAGACGGACGTGCTGTGCCGGGTGAAGACGCAGGCCGAGGCACTCACGGTGATCGGCCGGTTCCTCATCTACTACCGCGACAACGCCAA carries:
- the cobA gene encoding uroporphyrinogen-III C-methyltransferase; amino-acid sequence: MTPTEPTHAGTVYLVGAGPGAPDLVTVRGLNAIRRADVVVYDALVHPELIAHAPADAERVYAGKRGYCVGSTLQETIHEVMANRARAGLTVVRLKGGDPCVFGRGGEEAEYLAERGIPVEIVPGVTTAVGACAAAGIPLTHRDETQAVTLVTGHFDPDSPECKLDWKALACAGTLVVYMGLRHLDAIAARLIGAGLDPETPAAVVCRGTLPDQQVIDSPLTQLATAARAAGAAAPAVIVVGQVVAHRTRMMSLVAAQGAVA
- the nirB gene encoding nitrite reductase large subunit NirB, yielding MTTRQKLVVIGNGMAGARLVEDVLALDCDRFEVVMFGDEPYGNYNRILLSNVLNGTQDPKEIFLNPLAWYEENNVTLHAGKKVTRIDREQRVVYADGVEQPYDVLVLATGSKPFVPPVPGTTLHGVFVFRTLDDCRNIADYAKGKSNAVVIGGGLLGLEAAKGLMTHDLASVTVVEMAPWLMSVQLDEAGGKVLGQTIEKLGLKALTKTSTAEIQGHTHVTGVKFADGSTVPADIVVISAGIRPNIDLAKECGLACERAIVVDDQMRTSDGHVFGVGECVQHRGMVYGLVAPLWEQTKVLAEVLTGTAPEKVYTGSKIATKLKVMGVELASMGRIGDLKDTDEVVQYSEPARQVYWKAIVRDGKLSAACLLGDLGPADNLMELFKNDAPVPERRLEIFFTAGSAKKDVSLADLPDSHQICDCNGVSKGTICTAIKAGKCTVPSVGKATRAGTGCGSCKGLVKGLIEAVAGAVKADPSEGWYVPAVPMDKPTLVAEVRKRGLKSVSEVFRELGTGVDEKSKMGLASLLKSLWNDEYVDERDARYVNDRVHANIQKDGTFSVIPRMYGGVTSADDLIKIGVVAKKYDVPMVKVTGGQRIDLLGVKKDDLPKMWADLGMPSGYAYTKALRTVKTCVGSEFCRYGTNDSTALGIALEKRYQGFEFPAKVKLGVSGCPRNCAEATVKDVGVIATEGGEWEVSVGGAAGASVRKTDVLCRVKTQAEALTVIGRFLIYYRDNAKWLERTYDFVPRVGLDTIKRVILENATGLWEYFDREVEATIAAYRDPWLERERPVYAGQFEDAKTVALPMLS